The Marinobacter antarcticus genomic sequence TCAGTGCAACACACTCCTATTGCTACGATCCCGAACAGGGTATTGTCGCTGCTGTCTCTGCCGGTGTCCGGTTGCAGAACTTGCCCGGAGATGCGCTGCTTGCGCTTGCAGACGGAGATTATGAGGCCGTCGCAAGCCGCCGGGTCTCAAAGCGGGTTATGCGCATACTGACAGATTACCTGCTGCAGGGGCGTCCGTTGAACAGTCGCAGTCTTTTCAGTCATCCCAGGGGAGAACGACATGAATCCTAGAGTATTGCTTGGTGTCAATATTGACCATATTGCCACTTTACGTGAGGCCCGGGGGACCCGTTACCCTGACCCGGTTCAGGCTGCCCTGTTGGCGGAGGAAGCTGGCGCAGACGGCATAACGATCCACCCCAGAGAAGACCGGCGCCATATCCAGGATCGCGATGTATTGCTGCTGAAACAAGTGCTTCAGACGAAAATGAATCTTGAGATGGCGGTCACTGACGCCATGCTGGATTTTGCAGAGCAAGTCCGGCCTGAATGCGTTTGCCTGGTTCCCGAAAAGCGGGAAGAGTTGACGACCGAAGGCGGGCTTGATGTGGAAGGCCAGGAGGGTCGTGTGGCCAGTGCCTGCGAACGACTGGCCAAACTGGGCGCAGAAGTTTCTCTCTTTATTGATCCGGATCGCGCGCAGATTGATGCAGCGGTGCGCTGTGGTGCTCCGGTTATCGAGCTCCATACCGGAGAGTATGCTGAGGCTGTGGGCGCAGAAGCGGAAGACGCGGCATTCAAGGTCCTGGTTGAAGCGGTTACTTACGCTCGCAAAAAGGGGCTGATTGTAAATGCAGGCCATGGCCTGCATTATCACAATACTGAGCGGGTTGCCGCTATTCCTGGTATTAATGAACTTAATATTGGCCACGCGATTATTGCCAGAGCGGTATTTTGCGGCCTTAAAGAAGCGGTCCGGGATATGAAGGCGATCCTTGATCGGGCGCGTGGAAGAGCCTGATCAGCCCTGGTGGTGATATACGGAACACCATCAGCTGGTCTCAGCCCGCTGATAGTGTTTCCGAAACAATTGCTGCCAGTCGGTTCGCTCGCTCCAGATCTGCAACCGCTCCATGGCGGAGGCTAACTGATTCTTCTGTAGCTCCGTGTCCGGCGCTGAACATTTGAGCGCTGTTTCCAGGCGATTTGCAGCTGAGCGCAGCTCCGGAACCCCGCAGTAACGTGTTGCACCGTGAAGTTTGTGCACGCATTCCAGCAGACTTACCAGGTCTTGCTTACCCCAGAACCGTTCAATCTGGTTCAGATCAGCAGGCAGTTGCTCCAGCAACATACTGAACAACTCTTCTGCCAGATCTGCCTTGCCAGCTGCCAGTTGGATGCTCTCAGCCACGCTCACACAGTCCCGCTGCATTTTGCGCGTGGAGGGTCTTAATGCACGTCTTGTATCGCGGATTTCCGGTACTGGAAATCGGTCAGCATGGCCGGCATTTCGGCAATCATACCCCGTGCACTCCCGTATGGTTTCTGCAAGCTGTCCGCTGCTGATGGGCTTGGGCAGATAGCCATCGAACCCCTGCCTGATCAGTCGCTCCTGCTCGTCGGCCAGTGCATGCGCCGTGAGGGCGATGATCATTGTTCTGTGGTTGCTGTTGTCCATCTCACGAAGGCGTGAGGTGGCTTCCACGCCGTCCATGCCCGGCATCTGAAGATCCATGAAAACCAGATCAAAAGACTTTTGCCGGGCTTTGCTCAAGGCCTCAAAGCCGCTTGATGCGCCTTCCGCGTCTATCCGGTAATCCTGCAGCAGGGTCATCACCAGTTTTAGATTGGCTTCGTTATCGTCCACGGCCAGTACTCTGGGCATATTGGCGGGAGCGGGTAGTAGGTGGGCCGGATGTTCCTGGCGCGACATACCTCGCCCGGAGGTGTTTATACCGTGTACCAGAAGAAGCAGTTCATCATAAAGTGCTTCACGACATACCGGCTTGGACAGGTGGCCGCTTACCAGCTCTGACAGAGGTGTGTCGTGGATTTCCAGGGTTGGTGTCAGCAACAGCGTTCGGCAGTCGCGTTCAATCTCCAGGATCCGCACCAGCCCGCAGTACTGGCTTGAGTTAAGCAAGTGCCGGGTAATTCCGATAATAGCTGCGGCATACCCTGACTGGTTCTTCTGGGCTTCCTCGATCTGCTCCTGCATGGCACCAGGGGATGCGGCGCGATGAACCGTCATCCCCCATTGCCGCAAAAGGTGCTCGACAGCAAGGCCACAGGTTTTCTGGTGCTCCAGATAAATAACCCGCTCACCTCGAAGAGCGTCCCGGGGCGCACTCGTCTCGCCGCTTGAGGAAAGTTCCGGTGTCAGGGTAAACCAGAAAGTGGAGCCTTTTCCCAGCTCACTCTGCAGTCCGATCTTGCCCCCCATTTCTTCAACCAGGCGCTTGGAAATGGCGAGGCCAAGGCCGGTACCGCCGTACTGCCTGGCCGTTGATGCATCAGCCTGACTGAATGCATTGAACAGCGATTGCTGCTGAACCCGGGACAGCCCCACACCGGAATCGGTAATACTCAGGCGAAGGGTAACCCGATTGTTTTCCTTGTCCTCATCTTCAAGGCTGACACGCAGTACCACCTCACCGGTCTGGGTAAACTTGATGGCATTGTTGACCAGATTGGTAATTACCTGTTTGACCCGTAGGGGGTCGCCCATGATGTTATCCGGAACGTCATTATAAACCAGAGGCACAAGATCAAGATTTTTACTGTGGGCGGCCGGGGCCAGCATGACCATGACCTCTTCTACAATATCCCTGAGCTGAAAAGGAACGCGATCGAGGATCAGTTTGCCGGCCTCAATCTTCGAGAAATCCAGAATATCGTTGATGATGGTCAGGAGAATCTCTGAGGACTTGCGTATCGTGCTCAGGTGGTCTTTTTGCTGGCGGGGCAGGGAGCTTTTGAGGAGTAATTCGGTAAAACCGATAATGCCATTGAGCGGAGTCCGGATTTCATGGGACATATTGGCCAGAAACTCGGATTTTATCCGGCTGGCCTCCAGAGCCTCCTTGCGGGCGAGATCCAGTTCGATGTTCTGGATCTCGATGGTCTCCAGGGTTTCGCGAAGGTCCTCGGTAGCCTGATCAATGTTCTGCTGCATTTCTGCCTGCGCTTTGCTCAGTTCCTCCGCCATGGCGTTGAGGCCGGATTCCAGCTGTTCAAATTCCGGGCCGGCTCCAGTGTTAACACGGGTTTCAAGCTTGCCTTCCTTGAGCTTTGCCACCGCTTCGTTCAGCTCGAATATCGGACCGGTGAAAGCCCGGCTTAAACGCAGCGCTATCAAGAGACTCAAAATAACGCCGCCGAGCACGAGCAAAAGCGAGATCAGCAGGGCCTTATAGGTCTCCTTTTCGGTGCGGATATGAGACATCTCCACAGCAACCCAGCCCAGGGGCGCTCTCTGTCGGGCAGCGGACTGGCGCGCATCCGGGTCGAGCATGTTCTGGATCATCAGGTCCTGAAGAAAAACCGGTGTGACGAATCGGGTACTGGCGTTGTGGGTAATACGGCTTGCCTGTGAGCTTGCCAGTTTTTCGATATCAAGATTGTCAGAGCTGCCCGGTCCAGTGTGCAGCAAGCGGGTGCGGTCACTATCAAAGAAGGTTATGGAGCGGACATCCTGTTCTTCCAGAAGCGCATTGGAAAGGCTGGTCAACAGGCCGCGATTGGCGGTAAACAGGCCGTATTCCGAGCCGGCGGCAAGCTGGCGTGAAAGCGACTCACCACGATCCCTCAGCAGGCTTTCAATATTGGTAACCCAGCTGTGGGTAAAAAACAGTCCCAGCATCAATGTGGTGATAAGGGTGGGAACCAGAGTTACCACCAGCACTTTTTTGCGAATGCCCCAACGTCGCATAGCAGATTCCTGGAAAATAGCTTAACACCGCTCGTTTAAGCGGGTTACGTCCTTGTAATAGTAGGTCATCCGGGCGCAGATAGCCTTCGAATCAGTGCCGGGCGAGCCAAAAAATACACGGGGTATATAGCCTTCAGTCATGGATTTAGCGAGAAGCTGTATTGGGCGACCGGGGCCATAACGCGTATCATGCCAACGCAAAAGTGTACCACAAGGTTCTCACTATGCATTTTCCCACAATTGAAGATTATGTCGGGCATACGCCCTTGGTTCGGTTGCAGCGCCTTCCAGGCAATACCAGCAATGTCATCTTGGCAAAGCTTGAGGGCAATAACCCGGCGGGATCTGTAAAGGATCGGCCAGCCATGGGGATGATTCAGGAAGCCGAGTGCCGCGGTGAAATCCGGCCAGGCGATACGCTGATTGAGGCAACCAGTGGCAATACCGGTATTGCTCTGGCCATGGCCGCGGCGATCAAGGGTTACCGCATGGTGCTCATCATGCCGGCAAACATGAGTGAAGAACGTCGGGCATCCATGAGAGCCTACGGCGCCGAGATTATTACGGTCAGCAGTGAAGAGGGCATGGAAGTGGCCCGGGACAGGGCTCTAAAAATGCAAGCTGACGGCAAGGGTACGGTACTTGATCAGTTCAGTAACCAGGATAACCCGTTGTCTCACTACCGAACCACGGGGCCGGAAATCTGGGCGCAGACCGAAGGCGGGGTCACCCACTTTGTCAGCTCCATGGGGACCACGGGCACTATTATGGGCGTTTCCCGGTACCTCAAGGAGCGCAACCCCGATATCAGCATCATTGGGCTGCAGCCAAAAGAAGGGGCGTCTATACCTGGTATCCGCCGCTGGCCGGAAGCCTACCTTCCCAGCATATACGATGCGACCCGCGTTGATCAGGTGCTTGACATCGGCCAGCAGGAAGCCGAGGACACCATGCGCGCGCTGGCAGTGCAGGAAGGAATCTTCTGCGGTGTATCATCCGGCGGATCTGTTGCAGCGGCGCTTCAGCTGTCACAGCAGGTTGAAAATGCCATTATCGTGGCTATCATCTGTGACCGCGGCGACCGCTACTTATCGACCGGCGTATTCCCCGGCGCCTGAACCTGACGACACCAAGAGAACAGACTATGAGCAGACGACGCAGGAAGGTACTTCCTACGGAACCCGTGCGCTGTGATGTGGAAACCCTTAGCCATGATGGCCGCGGCATAGCTCGTCAGGATGGCAAAATCCTTTTTGTGGATGGCGCATTGCCGGGCGAAAAGGTTATGGCCAAGGTGGTGTCCACCCGAAGTAAGTTTGATGAACTGCGCACGCTTGAGGTGCTGGAGGCCGCACCCGATCGACAGACGCCTCCCTGCGAGTTCGCAGATCTTTGTGGTGGCTGTAGCCTTCAGCACATGAGTAGCGATACTCAGGTCCGGTTCAAGGAAAACACGCTGCGCGAGCAGTTTGCTCATTTTGGTGGCATAGAGCCTGAAGAGTGGGTTGCGCCATTGCGCCCGAACAGCACTCTGGGATACCGCCGCAAGGCACGCATGGGCGTGCGCTATGTTAAGGCGCGGGAATCAGTGCTGGTAGGTTTCCGGGAGAAACGTAACAGTTTTCTCACGGATATCGACCGTTGTGTGGTGCTGGATCCAAGGATTGGTGAGCGCATTCTCCCGCTGCGAGATATGCTGCACGGCCTGGATGCCTATGCCAGTATCCCCCAAGTGGAAGTTGCCTGTGGCGATGATACTGCGGCGATGGTTTTCCGCAACATGGACGACCTGAGCAGTGGCGACCGGGAAAAGTTGATTGCCTTTGGCCAGGCCCACGATCTGCACATCTATCTGCAGCCCAAGGGCCCAGATACCGTTCACCGTATCTGGCCGGAATCAGCGGGCCGGGATGATGAACGCCTCAGTTACCGGCTTGATGCGTTCGATCTGACCATGAAATTTCATCCCATGGACTTTACCCAAGTCAATGCAGACATCAACAAGGTCATGGTAAACAGGGCCGTGGAATGGCTGGATGTGCAGCCTGGTGAGCGGGTCCTGGACCTGTTTTGCGGGCTGGGCAACTTTACACTGCCTCTTGCACGCAAGGGCGCTGAGGTCATTGGGGTGGAAGGCGATGATGCCATGGTCATCCGGGGCCGCGAGAATGCGAAACTGAACGGGCTTGGGAATGTGTCGTTCCATGGTGCGGACCTGCACGGTGATTTTACCGGCCAGAGCTGGGCGAAAGAGGGCTTTGATAAAATCCTTATCGACCCGCCGCGCTCCGGGGCGGAGGAAATCTGCAAATACCTGACTGCGTTCGGTGCCCGGAGCATCGTATATGTGTCCTGCAACCCCGCCACTCTGGCCCGGGATGCGGGTGTGATGGCCCGTAACGGGTACCGACTGGTGCGTGCTGGTGTGATGGATATGTTTCCTCACACCACGCATGTGGAGTCTATTGCGTTGTTTGAGCGGGACTCGTAGTGAATGTCGTTGTGCGCAGCAAGGGATTGCTGAGTGAACCATCAGGAATAAAAAGACAGATATGGTAAAAGTTCGCGAAGACTATGCAATGACCGGCGATGGCCAGGTTGATATCGAGGTCTGGGTAAAGCAGATTGCCTCGCAGACCTACCTGGATGATGTGGAACAGTTTCGCAGGGCCTGTGAAAAAGCCGCTGAAATCGATTTGCAGGCATTCCGGGAAGACCGCTTGTGGGCGTCGGGCTCCAGCAGTTTTCGTATTGGTATCGAAATGGCCCAGGTGCTGGCCGAGCTGCGCCTGGATCAGGCCAGCCTTGTGGCAGCCATCCTTTACCGCGCGGTGCGGGAGGAGCGGGTTGCTCTTGAGGTGATCCGTAAGGAATTTGGTGACGAGGTAGCTGGGCTGATTAATGGCGTGCAGCAGATGGCGGCCATTTCATCCATACATCACCCGCTCAAAGGCAATGTACTCGGGCAAAGCGAAGGCCAGCTGGACAACGTCCGCAAAATGCTGGTGACCATGATTGATGATGTCCGGGTCGCCCTGATCAAACTTGCAGAGCGAACCTGTGCCATCCGTGGAGTCAAAAACGCACCGGAAGAAAAGCGCATGCGGGTCGCTCGGGAGGTGTTCGATATATACGCGCCGCTTGCCCACCGCCTGGGTATTGGGTATATCAAATGGGAACTGGAAGACCTCTCGTTCCGCTATCTGCATGAGACGGCGTACAAAAAAATCGCCAAGCTTCTGGATGAAAAGCGCCTCGACAGGGATGGCTATATTCGCCGTGTGATTGCCACCCTGCAGGCGGAGCTGAAAGCCTCAGATATTGAAGCCTCGCTCTCCGGTCGTGCCAAGCATATCTACAGCATCTGGCGGAAAATGCGCAAAAAGGGCATTGACTTCTCCCAGGTGTACGACATAAGAGCGGTGCGGATCCTGGTTCCGGAAGTGCGGGACTGTTATGCCGCTCTTGGGATTGTGCATACTTTGTGGCGCCATATCCCCAACGAATTTGACGATTACGTTGCCAACCCCAAGGAAAATGGCTACCAGTCGCTGCATACGGCTGTGATCGGGCCTGATGGCAAAGTGATGGAGGTTCAGATCCGCACTCACGCGATGCACGAAGATGCGGAGTTAGGGGTTTGTGCTCACTGGTTATACAAAGGCACTGACAGAAGTAATAAATCCTCTGGCTATGATGCCAAAATTAACTGGCTCCGGCAGGTGCTGGAGTGGCAAGAAGAGCTGGGCGACCTCTCCGGCCTGGCGGATCACCTCAAATCCGATATCGTCTCGGACCGGATCTATATCTTTACGCCCGAAGGGCATGTTGTCGACCTGCCCCAGGGTGCTACACCCGTTGATTTCGCGTATCGGGTTCACACCGAGGTCGGCCATGCCTGCCGTGGTGCCCGGGTGAACAGCCGTATTGTTCCTCTGACATATCCTTTGAAGACCGGAGAGCAGGTGTTTGTTCTTACCTCCCGGAATAATGCTGCGCCCAGCAGGGACTGGCTGAACCCGAGCCTTGGTTATATTCAGACCTCCCGGGCCCGGGCCAAGGTAACGCACTGGTTCAAGCAACAGAATCGTGAGCGTAACGTAACGGATGGCCGCGCCATTATTGAAGACGAGTTCAGGCGCCTTTCGTTGCACGGTGTGGA encodes the following:
- the pdxJ gene encoding pyridoxine 5'-phosphate synthase encodes the protein MNPRVLLGVNIDHIATLREARGTRYPDPVQAALLAEEAGADGITIHPREDRRHIQDRDVLLLKQVLQTKMNLEMAVTDAMLDFAEQVRPECVCLVPEKREELTTEGGLDVEGQEGRVASACERLAKLGAEVSLFIDPDRAQIDAAVRCGAPVIELHTGEYAEAVGAEAEDAAFKVLVEAVTYARKKGLIVNAGHGLHYHNTERVAAIPGINELNIGHAIIARAVFCGLKEAVRDMKAILDRARGRA
- a CDS encoding ATP-binding protein — its product is MRRWGIRKKVLVVTLVPTLITTLMLGLFFTHSWVTNIESLLRDRGESLSRQLAAGSEYGLFTANRGLLTSLSNALLEEQDVRSITFFDSDRTRLLHTGPGSSDNLDIEKLASSQASRITHNASTRFVTPVFLQDLMIQNMLDPDARQSAARQRAPLGWVAVEMSHIRTEKETYKALLISLLLVLGGVILSLLIALRLSRAFTGPIFELNEAVAKLKEGKLETRVNTGAGPEFEQLESGLNAMAEELSKAQAEMQQNIDQATEDLRETLETIEIQNIELDLARKEALEASRIKSEFLANMSHEIRTPLNGIIGFTELLLKSSLPRQQKDHLSTIRKSSEILLTIINDILDFSKIEAGKLILDRVPFQLRDIVEEVMVMLAPAAHSKNLDLVPLVYNDVPDNIMGDPLRVKQVITNLVNNAIKFTQTGEVVLRVSLEDEDKENNRVTLRLSITDSGVGLSRVQQQSLFNAFSQADASTARQYGGTGLGLAISKRLVEEMGGKIGLQSELGKGSTFWFTLTPELSSSGETSAPRDALRGERVIYLEHQKTCGLAVEHLLRQWGMTVHRAASPGAMQEQIEEAQKNQSGYAAAIIGITRHLLNSSQYCGLVRILEIERDCRTLLLTPTLEIHDTPLSELVSGHLSKPVCREALYDELLLLVHGINTSGRGMSRQEHPAHLLPAPANMPRVLAVDDNEANLKLVMTLLQDYRIDAEGASSGFEALSKARQKSFDLVFMDLQMPGMDGVEATSRLREMDNSNHRTMIIALTAHALADEQERLIRQGFDGYLPKPISSGQLAETIRECTGYDCRNAGHADRFPVPEIRDTRRALRPSTRKMQRDCVSVAESIQLAAGKADLAEELFSMLLEQLPADLNQIERFWGKQDLVSLLECVHKLHGATRYCGVPELRSAANRLETALKCSAPDTELQKNQLASAMERLQIWSERTDWQQLFRKHYQRAETS
- the cysM gene encoding cysteine synthase CysM, which gives rise to MHFPTIEDYVGHTPLVRLQRLPGNTSNVILAKLEGNNPAGSVKDRPAMGMIQEAECRGEIRPGDTLIEATSGNTGIALAMAAAIKGYRMVLIMPANMSEERRASMRAYGAEIITVSSEEGMEVARDRALKMQADGKGTVLDQFSNQDNPLSHYRTTGPEIWAQTEGGVTHFVSSMGTTGTIMGVSRYLKERNPDISIIGLQPKEGASIPGIRRWPEAYLPSIYDATRVDQVLDIGQQEAEDTMRALAVQEGIFCGVSSGGSVAAALQLSQQVENAIIVAIICDRGDRYLSTGVFPGA
- the rlmD gene encoding 23S rRNA (uracil(1939)-C(5))-methyltransferase RlmD, yielding MSRRRRKVLPTEPVRCDVETLSHDGRGIARQDGKILFVDGALPGEKVMAKVVSTRSKFDELRTLEVLEAAPDRQTPPCEFADLCGGCSLQHMSSDTQVRFKENTLREQFAHFGGIEPEEWVAPLRPNSTLGYRRKARMGVRYVKARESVLVGFREKRNSFLTDIDRCVVLDPRIGERILPLRDMLHGLDAYASIPQVEVACGDDTAAMVFRNMDDLSSGDREKLIAFGQAHDLHIYLQPKGPDTVHRIWPESAGRDDERLSYRLDAFDLTMKFHPMDFTQVNADINKVMVNRAVEWLDVQPGERVLDLFCGLGNFTLPLARKGAEVIGVEGDDAMVIRGRENAKLNGLGNVSFHGADLHGDFTGQSWAKEGFDKILIDPPRSGAEEICKYLTAFGARSIVYVSCNPATLARDAGVMARNGYRLVRAGVMDMFPHTTHVESIALFERDS
- the relA gene encoding GTP diphosphokinase; this encodes MVKVREDYAMTGDGQVDIEVWVKQIASQTYLDDVEQFRRACEKAAEIDLQAFREDRLWASGSSSFRIGIEMAQVLAELRLDQASLVAAILYRAVREERVALEVIRKEFGDEVAGLINGVQQMAAISSIHHPLKGNVLGQSEGQLDNVRKMLVTMIDDVRVALIKLAERTCAIRGVKNAPEEKRMRVAREVFDIYAPLAHRLGIGYIKWELEDLSFRYLHETAYKKIAKLLDEKRLDRDGYIRRVIATLQAELKASDIEASLSGRAKHIYSIWRKMRKKGIDFSQVYDIRAVRILVPEVRDCYAALGIVHTLWRHIPNEFDDYVANPKENGYQSLHTAVIGPDGKVMEVQIRTHAMHEDAELGVCAHWLYKGTDRSNKSSGYDAKINWLRQVLEWQEELGDLSGLADHLKSDIVSDRIYIFTPEGHVVDLPQGATPVDFAYRVHTEVGHACRGARVNSRIVPLTYPLKTGEQVFVLTSRNNAAPSRDWLNPSLGYIQTSRARAKVTHWFKQQNRERNVTDGRAIIEDEFRRLSLHGVDLGELAVKVNYHSSEDMFAAIGAGDLRPAHVANVAQQMLEPKSEQLDLKLAAQRRKPYETDSDIHIVGVGKLKTQVAKCCKPLPGDAIGGYITVGRGVTVHRKDCLTFLNLQEFEPNRIIEVSWGGQQASVYPVDIEIEAYDRSGLLRDITQVLSSSKSDVLSLHTVTNRDDNTATMIVTVEIHSLEQLARLLAQIRNLPNIIDVRRKRS